The genomic DNA AAAGGCAGAAGGTCTCTTACAAGGGAGGAGCTCGTAAAAGAGGCCGGGAAGGTGATCGATTCCAGCCTGGATCTCTCATCTTACTCAAAGATATACTCGCCGCTGGAGGCGTTTCTCTATCTCAGTGCCAGGATCGACGGCAATACGTGGAGGGACTATCTCGGCGAGGAGCATCATGCCAAGGGTATGCCAGATGCGATTCGGGGCGATGAGTGGATACGGACTCTGCGCATAATGGAGATGCATTTTCTTGATGGCGAGATCGATTGTGAGACGTTCGAGATGCTCAGGAGCGAGTCGGAGGGCCTCAAGGAGGGGCTGCTGAGCTATCGCGGATCGCGCTTCCAGGCGCTGCTGTTCGATGTCTCCGATAAGCAGCTGAAGCTCTACGACCTCATGTATCTCCTAAGGCGAGGTGATGTGGAGTTCCTGACACCACATCGCTTTGTTGCGAAACTCAGGTCGCTGTACGGAGATGAATACGAGTTTGGCGTCAGAGAGAAATACGAATCGATGAAGCGGTTTGCTGCAGGTTTTTGTTGGTACAGGGGAACGATAGACGGCACCAGAAAAGTCATCTTTAAAGGATCCGGTAACGCTCATTATAAAGACATCATGTTCAGCACTCCAGAGCATCTCAGAAAACCACGGCTGGTATCTGGATTCAAGGCTGAGGTCGAGCCGGGCATCCCGTCTATCGCATATCTCAATAACACACTGGGAGAGTACAGAATCTTCGCCCGACTGATCAATCAGAGCACTTCGTATCTCAAGGCAAAGTTCAATCTCGGGGATTTCTTCTACCTCTATCCATACTCGGGAGGGAGAAGCGTGGCATTCGGCCACGACGCCCTGTACATAGACTGTCTTCTGAGAGAAGAGCATGCAGGAAGATGAGCTCGTAAACGTCGGTGATATCAATCAGTATCTTTACTGTCCGAGAAGATACTACTATATCAATTATTTCGATACCATCGAGATGAACTATTACCTGAAGGATGGACAGATAAAGCACGAGATGCAGTCGAGAAGAGGAGGTTGGATAAAGGAGCTGTATCTGAGATCCGAGCGGCTGGGAATGCATGGCAAGATCGACGTCATAGAAGTGAAGAATGTCCTCAGCAGAGGTGAGGTTCTGACCCCCATAGAGCGAAAGAGAGGCACGTCGTATCATGAGAATGATGTGATCCAGCTCGCTGCATACTGCATGCTGCTGGAGGAGTTCCTTGATAGACCGGTTCGTCTCGGCTACATCTATCTCTTCGGAAATAACGAACGATATGCTATCAAGATAACAGACGATCACAGGTCGAGGGTGATTCAGGTGGTCAATGCGATAAGGAGCATGAGCATCGACCGCATCCCGGGGTTTGTCGAGAACAGAAACAAATGCGAAAAGTGCAGCACATCTCAGTACTGCATGCCCGAAGAGACCGAGATTCTGGAGGGAGTATGATGCCCAAGGCAGGAGAGGGGCTCTTAGAGAACAGCGTTGTTTACATCACCAAACAGGGCGCCCAGGTTGGCGTGGATGGTGGAAGGATAGTTGTATACTCTAAAGATGAGGGCGAGATTGCGTCCTTTCCGATGGGTCAGGTTGACACGATAAACATATTCGGGAACATCAACTTCACAACTCCATTCGTCGCCAGAGCAAACGAGCACGGAATCGTGCTCAACTATTTCACACAGAATGGTCATTATCGGGGGAGCTTTGTCCCA from Methanothrix thermoacetophila PT includes the following:
- the cas4 gene encoding CRISPR-associated protein Cas4, which codes for MQEDELVNVGDINQYLYCPRRYYYINYFDTIEMNYYLKDGQIKHEMQSRRGGWIKELYLRSERLGMHGKIDVIEVKNVLSRGEVLTPIERKRGTSYHENDVIQLAAYCMLLEEFLDRPVRLGYIYLFGNNERYAIKITDDHRSRVIQVVNAIRSMSIDRIPGFVENRNKCEKCSTSQYCMPEETEILEGV